One stretch of Aquimarina sp. Aq107 DNA includes these proteins:
- a CDS encoding CHAT domain-containing protein, translated as MEFGSFRSIILLFILLYFGDSAAYSQQKNKTSDFLYHQLDQFLSDPNTSNLNRLTKIISTKENQLQTTEDKLAWIIINTNIGYYNTHFNNLSVAIAYYEKAWKVFQDNNIKNYDIVENCLQPLGNLYLKIGDLQKAKNTITSYLYLAEQQQNLPQVISAITNLSIAYNNQSNYQQAITILQKGEKIASKNVNILINLATNYLDINEPEKAQSYALKVIAIDPSQTNAYQLLAAIALENNDIQNAQHYINRAKVQLLEQSNTTTRDLAKLQLAFVDILLSKSSFTEALEIIKEIYSILLPAYSKKNDIPKKNHLIADRILLKTLDVQAYIYERLNKPIFAIESYEAAFIVNSKLNTVYPLQDTKIIQHSQNRNRTEQYIAILYSLYRKTKNIKHIHKAFEAADNSKAPFVNKAQLSKQLLSAYKNDSLVKKNKQLTYQLASYETSILQEKQQADNADIEKIQKWTNLHNNKSIELKELNTILKEKYPELLPPHNTISIQKLQEKLKQDDITLIEYFFGKETTYQFRIDTHSISLQKIGKSEKIRKVIKNYISYFNTPSAINDDVISFSESSFNVYKILKIPSSKRILVVPDGLLNFIPFETLLTKKTSSFSFQNMPFLLKSSVLVYENSASKYVRSIKNTNNDRSVLGIFPVFEKTNLELPFSIKEQQYIEQKFNGTFLKKENATYTNFLNKSKSHTILHLSTHAEAGNFSRPASIQFRNQNIPVNQLYGLALETDLVVLSACETGIGTLISGEGPLSIGRGFQYAGVPNVLFSLWKVNDKTTSELMNYFYQKLYATNSNAEGLHNAKLDYLNSKKISNIQKSPYYWAAFIYYGAYQTPTSTNYNWIWITGVFLLIILFLFAIRQKIK; from the coding sequence ATGGAATTTGGAAGTTTTAGAAGCATCATTTTGCTGTTTATTTTACTATACTTTGGAGATTCTGCAGCTTATTCACAGCAAAAAAACAAAACTTCGGATTTTTTATACCATCAATTAGACCAATTCCTTTCGGATCCTAACACTTCTAATTTAAATAGATTAACTAAAATAATTAGTACCAAAGAAAATCAACTACAGACTACCGAAGATAAATTAGCCTGGATTATAATCAATACAAATATCGGTTACTATAACACACATTTTAATAATCTATCAGTTGCAATAGCTTATTATGAAAAAGCCTGGAAAGTTTTTCAAGACAACAACATTAAAAACTACGATATTGTTGAAAACTGCCTGCAGCCTTTAGGAAACTTATATCTTAAAATCGGTGATTTACAAAAAGCAAAAAACACAATAACAAGCTATTTATATTTAGCAGAACAGCAACAAAATTTACCTCAGGTAATTTCAGCAATTACAAACTTATCTATCGCATACAATAATCAGAGTAATTACCAACAAGCTATAACCATACTTCAAAAAGGAGAAAAAATTGCTTCTAAAAACGTAAACATTTTAATCAATTTAGCGACGAATTACCTAGATATTAACGAACCAGAGAAAGCCCAAAGCTATGCCCTAAAAGTAATAGCTATTGATCCTTCGCAAACTAATGCTTATCAACTATTAGCAGCAATCGCGTTGGAAAATAATGATATACAAAATGCTCAGCATTATATAAACAGAGCAAAAGTTCAACTATTAGAACAATCAAATACTACAACTAGAGATCTTGCAAAATTACAATTAGCTTTTGTAGATATTTTGCTTTCTAAATCCTCATTTACTGAAGCATTAGAAATTATAAAAGAAATTTACAGTATTCTTTTACCTGCATATTCTAAAAAAAACGATATCCCAAAAAAAAATCATCTTATTGCAGACAGAATTCTCCTTAAAACTCTTGATGTACAAGCATATATTTACGAACGATTAAACAAACCTATTTTTGCAATTGAGTCTTATGAAGCTGCTTTTATAGTAAATTCTAAATTAAACACAGTATATCCATTACAGGACACAAAAATAATTCAACACAGCCAAAATCGAAATCGAACAGAGCAGTATATAGCTATTTTATATTCTTTGTATAGAAAAACCAAAAACATTAAACATATACATAAAGCATTTGAAGCAGCTGATAATTCTAAAGCACCTTTTGTAAACAAAGCACAACTATCAAAACAATTACTATCCGCATATAAAAATGATTCTTTAGTAAAGAAAAACAAACAACTAACATATCAACTTGCATCCTACGAAACCAGCATCTTACAAGAAAAACAACAAGCTGATAACGCTGATATTGAAAAAATTCAAAAATGGACCAATCTACATAACAATAAATCTATTGAGCTTAAGGAGTTAAATACCATATTAAAAGAAAAATACCCCGAACTATTACCCCCTCATAACACCATATCTATTCAAAAACTCCAAGAAAAGCTAAAACAAGATGATATTACTTTAATCGAATATTTTTTCGGAAAAGAAACAACATATCAGTTTAGAATTGATACTCACTCTATCAGTTTACAAAAGATAGGTAAGAGTGAAAAAATTAGAAAAGTTATTAAAAATTATATTTCTTATTTTAATACCCCTTCAGCTATTAACGATGATGTGATTTCATTTTCAGAAAGCAGTTTTAATGTGTATAAAATTTTAAAAATCCCAAGTTCTAAAAGAATACTAGTTGTTCCTGATGGATTGTTAAATTTCATTCCTTTTGAAACATTACTTACTAAAAAAACAAGTTCTTTTAGTTTTCAAAACATGCCTTTTTTATTAAAATCTAGTGTTTTGGTTTATGAAAACTCCGCCAGTAAATACGTGAGGTCTATTAAAAACACAAACAACGATAGAAGCGTATTAGGGATATTTCCTGTTTTTGAAAAAACCAATCTAGAACTTCCCTTCTCCATAAAAGAGCAACAATATATTGAACAAAAATTTAATGGTACTTTTCTCAAAAAAGAGAATGCGACCTATACAAATTTTCTCAATAAATCAAAAAGTCATACTATTTTACACCTATCAACCCATGCTGAAGCTGGAAATTTTTCTAGACCTGCTTCTATACAATTTAGAAATCAAAACATCCCAGTAAATCAATTATATGGACTAGCATTAGAAACAGACTTAGTTGTTCTTAGTGCTTGCGAAACTGGCATAGGTACTCTAATTTCGGGAGAAGGACCTTTGAGTATCGGTAGAGGGTTTCAGTATGCAGGAGTTCCTAACGTGTTATTTTCGCTGTGGAAGGTTAATGACAAAACTACTTCTGAACTCATGAACTATTTTTACCAAAAACTATACGCTACTAATTCGAACGCAGAAGGATTACATAACGCAAAATTAGACTATCTCAATTCTAAAAAAATCTCTAATATTCAAAAATCACCGTATTACTGGGCTGCATTCATTTATTATGGTGCATACCAGACTCCAACCTCAACCAATTATAACTGGATTTGGATAACAGGTGTTTTCTTATTAATTATACTATTTTTGTTTGCGATCCGACAAAAAATAAAATGA
- a CDS encoding retropepsin-like aspartic protease has protein sequence MTTLRQFLINKEYQRIRLVYTKTNHFEVKAKLNGIEGNFILDTGASNSCVGFDAVEKFNLFAQDSDVKAAGAGATDMVTQLSKKNTLQLGKWSKNNVSLVLFDLTHVNTALTAHQAEPVDGIIGADILKIGKAVIDYERKCVYLK, from the coding sequence ATGACTACACTACGCCAATTCCTAATTAACAAAGAATATCAACGTATCAGACTTGTATACACCAAAACAAATCATTTTGAGGTAAAAGCAAAGCTTAATGGTATAGAAGGAAATTTTATTTTAGATACGGGAGCGTCTAATTCATGTGTAGGTTTTGATGCTGTGGAAAAATTTAATCTTTTTGCTCAAGATAGCGATGTAAAAGCGGCTGGTGCTGGAGCGACCGATATGGTTACTCAACTTTCTAAAAAAAACACATTACAATTAGGCAAATGGTCAAAAAACAATGTTTCCCTTGTTTTATTTGACCTAACACATGTAAATACTGCTTTAACCGCTCATCAAGCCGAACCTGTTGATGGAATAATTGGCGCTGATATTTTAAAAATAGGAAAAGCAGTAATTGATTACGAACGAAAGTGCGTATACTTAAAATAA
- a CDS encoding phage tail protein has protein sequence MDPFLGQIQPFGFNFAPRGWGKCDGQLLAISSNSALFSLLGTTFGGDGRTTFALPDLRGRSIVHIGHGPGLSTISWGEKGGVEQIYLNQLNMPNHSHSLTDGVANVIVHTTTNEDATNETDNGVNGLGTGGNTPDIYRENPTAADKIAGVSITGMTNPSGGSQPFQNRNPFLGINVCIAMQGIFPSRS, from the coding sequence ATGGATCCATTTTTAGGACAAATTCAGCCATTCGGATTTAATTTCGCACCAAGAGGTTGGGGAAAATGTGATGGACAATTACTAGCCATAAGCTCAAACTCTGCTCTTTTCTCTTTATTAGGAACAACCTTTGGAGGTGATGGCAGAACCACTTTTGCTTTACCTGATTTAAGAGGAAGAAGTATTGTTCACATCGGGCACGGACCAGGTTTATCAACAATTTCTTGGGGCGAAAAAGGTGGTGTAGAACAAATATACCTCAATCAACTGAACATGCCTAATCACTCTCACTCGTTAACTGATGGCGTTGCTAATGTTATTGTTCACACTACTACCAATGAAGATGCTACTAATGAAACAGACAATGGTGTTAATGGTCTAGGGACTGGAGGAAATACTCCTGACATCTATAGGGAAAACCCAACCGCGGCAGATAAAATAGCCGGAGTATCCATTACTGGTATGACCAATCCTTCAGGAGGAAGTCAACCTTTCCAGAACAGAAATCCATTTCTGGGCATTAACGTATGTATTGCAATGCAAGGAATATTTCCCTCTAGAAGTTAA
- a CDS encoding ABC transporter substrate-binding protein — translation MTIKSQNKIGVLLPQSNTYPIIGKSFLNGLRLAINGLNLNIIIESIGYGSDQKQIINSFQKLCYQENVILTTGILGHNGFKELTEFASQNEEIILAANFGSKRPIKLSNRIFQNSLGLYDSLQLLVNFLLKTQKNNIATSTCYYEAGYGFIEALDDIISQNKKASFSGHYITPLHPRKNESELMDSYFSQIKPDAIVAFHNGVFAKEHINYLNKNKLHKKYPIYTLPFSSEDHLLIDFPDIMNELKTISSWYPELNNYENNLFTNNYIKQYSKKPDFFSLLGYENGLVIKSAFLKGLHSLNQSINSTAIKGPRGEISFNNDFNKTNFNHYIWENTQPDDSKHIRYISNRLDKNTSNYLKTVENNQGWLNTYLCH, via the coding sequence ATGACAATAAAATCACAAAACAAAATAGGAGTATTATTACCTCAATCCAATACATATCCCATTATAGGCAAATCATTCTTAAATGGTTTACGACTAGCAATAAATGGCCTAAATCTAAACATAATAATAGAAAGTATTGGTTATGGATCAGACCAAAAACAAATAATTAATAGTTTTCAAAAATTGTGTTACCAAGAAAATGTAATACTTACTACTGGTATTTTAGGACATAATGGTTTTAAAGAACTTACTGAGTTTGCATCTCAAAATGAAGAAATAATATTAGCCGCTAATTTTGGTTCCAAACGGCCTATAAAATTATCTAACCGAATTTTTCAGAACTCTTTAGGATTATATGATTCATTACAACTACTAGTGAATTTTCTTTTAAAAACCCAAAAAAACAACATAGCAACTTCCACCTGTTATTATGAAGCTGGATACGGTTTTATTGAAGCTCTTGATGATATTATTTCTCAAAACAAAAAAGCTTCATTTTCAGGACACTATATAACACCATTACATCCTAGGAAAAACGAAAGTGAGTTAATGGATTCTTACTTTTCACAAATAAAACCTGATGCTATCGTAGCTTTTCATAATGGAGTATTTGCAAAAGAACATATCAACTATCTAAATAAAAACAAATTACATAAAAAATATCCCATTTACACTCTACCTTTTTCTTCTGAAGATCATTTATTGATAGATTTTCCTGACATTATGAATGAGTTAAAAACCATATCTAGCTGGTATCCTGAGTTAAACAATTATGAAAATAATCTCTTCACAAACAACTACATCAAACAATATAGCAAAAAACCTGACTTTTTCTCCCTACTTGGTTATGAAAACGGTTTAGTTATTAAATCTGCCTTCCTTAAAGGGTTACATAGTCTAAATCAATCAATAAATTCTACGGCAATTAAAGGTCCAAGAGGGGAAATTTCCTTCAATAATGATTTTAATAAAACCAATTTTAATCATTATATTTGGGAGAACACCCAACCCGATGACTCAAAACACATTAGATATATTTCTAACAGATTAGATAAAAATACTTCTAATTATTTGAAGACTGTGGAAAACAATCAAGGGTGGCTAAACACCTATCTATGCCATTAA
- a CDS encoding Ig-like domain-containing protein, protein MKKTTLLCYAMIFSSIISIAQTLGAGDIAFIGFNTDNPDGFSFITLKEIPSGEVIYFTDEGWNDITNTWVGNSEDHLTFTATGTISCGTIISIVETSADTFTVTGPGSISITGYSGWSLLGGDQVLAYYSASGPEPGTVPTFIAGIHGDDGTGARPINPSTGWNDYTGNSGDTGTQFSAVPAGLTNGTNCISLSPSSAEQDNARYNGTLTGNSASLLTLINDRTEWVFDDSTGYDITPTGYATPSVTCPLANSAPTATAPSAPTVLEDATNVALADNVQVADTDGDDQTVTFAVTGGTVTLGTAGISFGGSGNGSASFTAAGTLANINAALDAATFTPTPNLNGTNAGTISFTTNDGTDTSSPASVTFDITAVNDEPSFTAGANETINEDAGAQIVNGWATAIDDGDADVTQTLTFTVTNDNNALFSVQPAINAMGNLTYTPATNANGSATVDVVLSDNGGTANGGDDTFATQQFTITVNAVNDEPSFTAGANETINEDAGAQTVNGWATAIDDGDADATQTLTFTVTNDNNALFSVQPAINAMGNLTYTPATNANGSATVDVVLSDNGGTANGGDDTFATQQFTITVNAVNDEPSFTAGANETINEDAGAQTVNGWATAIDDGDADATQTLTFTVTNDSNALFSTQPAVDAMGNLTYTPATNANGSATVDAVLSDNGGTANGGDDTFATQQFTITINAVNDEPSFTAGANESINEDAGAQTVNGWATAIDDGDAEATQTLTFTVTNDNNALFSAQPAIDATGNLTYTPAANANGSATVSVVLSDDGGTANGGDDTFATQQFTITVNAINDEPSFTAGANETINEDAGAQTVNGWATAIDDGDSDAAQTLTFTVTNDNNALFSAQPAIDATGNLTYTPAANANGSATVSVVLSDNGGTANGGDDTFATQQFTITINAVNDEPSFTAGANETINEDAGAQTVNGWAIAIDDGDSDAAQTLTFTVTNDNNALFSAQPAIDATGNLTYTPATNANGSATVDVVLSDDGGTANGGDDTFATQQFTITVNAVNDEPSFTAGANETINEDAGAQTVNGWATAIDDGDADATQTLTFTVTNDNNALFSAQPAIDATGNLTYTPAADANGTATVDVVLSDDGGTANGGDDTFATQQFTITINAVNDEPSFTPGANETVNEDAGAQTVNGWATAIDDGDSEAMQTLTFTVTNDNNALFSIQPAIDVSGNLTYTPAASATGAAIVDVILSDNGGTANGGDDTFATQQFTITVSDITPPMVSITSSEPNPTNNSSFEITINFNEDITGFDISDIIVGNGTAANLSGGGLSYTATITATTPGTITVDINANSVNDLSGNGNIAATQFSIIYDNLLDVNDETLANGLTVYPTPSNNIINITGAIDLDIERTEIFDIRGKLILSQKLDPSSIINTIDISSIPSGLYLMRIYSKTSSTMKRVVKK, encoded by the coding sequence ATGAAAAAAACTACATTACTTTGCTATGCAATGATTTTTTCTAGCATTATTTCTATTGCTCAAACATTGGGAGCTGGCGACATCGCTTTTATTGGGTTTAACACCGATAATCCTGATGGTTTTTCATTTATCACTTTAAAAGAAATACCTAGTGGAGAGGTAATATATTTTACAGATGAAGGGTGGAACGACATAACCAACACTTGGGTTGGAAATAGTGAAGATCATCTTACATTTACCGCTACAGGAACAATATCTTGTGGAACAATCATATCTATAGTTGAAACCTCTGCAGACACCTTTACTGTAACGGGGCCAGGATCGATTAGTATTACAGGATATTCTGGCTGGTCCCTTTTAGGAGGGGATCAAGTACTTGCATATTATAGTGCAAGTGGACCTGAACCGGGAACTGTACCTACTTTTATTGCCGGCATACATGGTGATGATGGTACAGGAGCAAGACCAATAAATCCATCAACTGGATGGAATGACTATACTGGAAATTCAGGTGATACTGGAACACAATTCTCAGCGGTTCCAGCAGGTCTTACAAATGGTACAAACTGTATATCTTTATCTCCAAGCTCCGCAGAACAAGACAATGCTAGATACAATGGAACACTTACAGGGAATTCAGCTTCGTTATTAACATTAATAAATGATAGAACTGAATGGGTTTTCGACGACTCTACCGGGTATGATATTACCCCTACAGGATACGCTACTCCTTCTGTTACTTGTCCTTTAGCAAATTCAGCCCCAACCGCAACTGCACCATCGGCACCAACAGTATTAGAAGATGCTACAAATGTAGCCCTAGCGGATAACGTACAAGTAGCAGATACAGATGGAGATGATCAAACAGTAACGTTTGCAGTTACTGGAGGTACAGTAACATTAGGTACTGCTGGTATTTCTTTTGGCGGTAGTGGTAATGGATCTGCTAGTTTTACCGCTGCAGGAACCTTAGCAAATATTAATGCTGCGCTAGATGCCGCAACCTTTACACCGACTCCAAATCTTAACGGCACTAATGCTGGAACAATTTCGTTTACTACTAATGATGGTACGGATACATCTAGTCCCGCAAGTGTAACTTTTGATATTACAGCAGTAAATGACGAACCAAGTTTTACTGCAGGTGCTAATGAAACTATTAACGAAGATGCAGGTGCACAAATCGTAAATGGATGGGCAACTGCCATTGATGATGGGGATGCAGATGTTACACAAACACTTACCTTTACAGTAACAAATGACAACAATGCTTTATTTAGTGTACAACCAGCTATTAATGCAATGGGTAATCTAACTTATACTCCTGCCACAAATGCTAATGGTTCTGCAACCGTAGATGTTGTACTCTCCGACAACGGAGGAACTGCTAATGGTGGTGATGATACGTTTGCAACACAGCAATTTACAATAACAGTAAACGCAGTTAACGATGAACCAAGTTTTACTGCAGGTGCTAATGAAACTATTAACGAAGATGCAGGCGCACAAACCGTAAACGGATGGGCAACTGCCATTGATGATGGGGATGCAGATGCTACACAAACACTTACCTTTACAGTAACAAATGACAACAATGCTTTATTTAGTGTACAACCAGCTATTAATGCAATGGGTAATCTAACTTATACTCCTGCCACAAATGCTAATGGTTCTGCAACCGTAGATGTTGTACTCTCCGACAACGGAGGAACTGCTAATGGCGGTGATGATACGTTTGCAACACAACAATTTACAATAACAGTAAACGCAGTTAACGATGAACCAAGTTTTACTGCAGGTGCTAATGAAACTATTAACGAAGATGCAGGCGCACAAACCGTAAACGGATGGGCAACTGCCATTGATGATGGAGATGCCGACGCAACACAAACACTTACCTTTACAGTAACTAATGATAGCAATGCTCTTTTCAGCACACAACCAGCTGTTGATGCAATGGGTAATCTAACTTATACTCCTGCCACAAATGCTAATGGTTCCGCAACCGTAGATGCTGTACTCTCCGACAACGGAGGAACTGCTAATGGTGGTGATGATACGTTTGCAACACAACAATTTACAATAACCATAAATGCCGTTAACGACGAACCTAGTTTTACTGCTGGAGCAAATGAAAGTATAAATGAAGATGCAGGTGCACAAACTGTAAATGGATGGGCAACTGCTATCGACGATGGAGATGCTGAAGCTACACAAACACTTACCTTTACAGTAACAAATGATAATAATGCATTGTTTAGCGCTCAACCGGCTATTGATGCAACTGGAAATCTAACTTATACACCTGCTGCAAATGCTAATGGATCTGCGACAGTAAGCGTTGTACTATCAGATGATGGTGGAACTGCGAATGGTGGTGATGATACGTTTGCAACACAACAATTTACTATTACTGTAAACGCCATAAACGATGAACCAAGTTTTACTGCGGGCGCTAATGAAACAATTAATGAAGATGCAGGTGCACAAACTGTAAACGGATGGGCAACCGCCATTGATGATGGAGACTCAGATGCCGCACAGACTTTAACATTTACAGTAACAAATGATAACAATGCACTGTTTAGCGCTCAACCGGCTATTGATGCAACTGGAAATCTAACTTATACACCTGCTGCAAATGCTAATGGATCTGCGACAGTAAGCGTTGTACTATCGGATAATGGAGGAACTGCTAATGGTGGTGATGATACGTTTGCAACGCAGCAATTTACAATAACCATAAATGCCGTTAACGATGAACCAAGTTTTACTGCGGGCGCTAATGAAACAATTAATGAAGATGCAGGTGCACAAACCGTAAACGGATGGGCAATCGCCATTGATGATGGAGACTCAGATGCCGCACAGACTTTAACATTTACAGTAACAAATGATAACAATGCACTGTTTAGCGCTCAACCGGCTATTGATGCAACTGGAAATCTAACTTATACTCCTGCCACGAATGCTAATGGTTCTGCAACAGTAGATGTTGTACTATCGGATGATGGTGGAACTGCGAATGGTGGTGATGATACGTTTGCAACACAGCAATTTACTATTACTGTAAACGCAGTAAACGATGAACCAAGTTTTACTGCGGGTGCTAATGAAACAATTAATGAAGATGCAGGTGCACAAACTGTAAATGGATGGGCAACTGCTATCGATGATGGAGATGCCGACGCTACACAAACATTAACATTTACAGTAACAAATGATAACAATGCATTGTTTAGCGCTCAACCGGCTATTGATGCAACTGGAAATCTAACTTATACACCTGCTGCGGATGCTAATGGAACAGCAACAGTAGACGTTGTACTATCAGATGATGGTGGAACTGCGAATGGTGGCGATGATACCTTTGCAACACAACAATTCACTATTACTATAAATGCCGTAAACGATGAACCAAGTTTTACTCCTGGAGCAAATGAAACTGTTAACGAAGATGCGGGTGCACAAACTGTAAACGGATGGGCAACCGCCATTGATGATGGAGATTCTGAAGCCATGCAGACGCTTACTTTTACAGTAACCAATGATAATAATGCACTATTCAGCATTCAACCGGCTATTGATGTATCTGGTAACTTAACATATACACCTGCTGCTAGCGCAACTGGAGCAGCAATAGTAGATGTAATACTATCTGACAATGGAGGAACTGCAAATGGTGGTGATGATACTTTTGCAACACAACAATTTACAATTACAGTTTCAGATATTACACCTCCTATGGTAAGCATTACTTCTTCAGAACCTAATCCTACAAACAACTCCTCATTTGAAATTACTATAAATTTTAATGAAGATATCACAGGTTTTGATATTAGCGATATCATTGTTGGAAATGGTACAGCTGCTAATCTTTCTGGAGGAGGATTATCCTATACAGCTACAATAACAGCAACTACACCAGGAACGATAACCGTAGATATTAACGCAAACAGTGTAAATGATCTTTCAGGAAATGGAAATATCGCTGCGACTCAATTCAGTATCATATATGATAATTTACTAGATGTTAACGACGAAACTCTAGCAAATGGTCTTACTGTATATCCTACTCCTTCCAATAATATTATAAATATCACAGGAGCAATTGATTTAGACATAGAGCGTACTGAAATTTTTGATATTCGTGGAAAATTAATTCTTTCGCAAAAGTTAGATCCTAGTAGTATTATAAACACTATAGACATCTCTTCAATACCTTCTGGCTTGTATTTAATGAGAATATATTCAAAAACAAGTTCCACAATGAAAAGGGTAGTGAAAAAATAA
- a CDS encoding ABC transporter permease: MLIYLRVLKESFNFAVNALRNNKLRTFLSLLGVTIGIFSIIGVLAAVDSLEKEIKGSISSLDNSTIYLTRISFGPTQVPDWKREQFPDVTFEEYQHVKRTMPDLKAASFLLNVGQETLKYNDKSISNVDMVPVTNDYYDIEELQVVKGRFYNEQESVGGAPVIVIGDEIANSLFGSSDPIGKKIRVYGRKFTVIGVLKKEGSGLFGGSKDTAAILPVNIVRRLYGDNNKFTFPMIIIKPESGSDVPEFVASLTQKVRSYRGLKPDEIDDFFVNQLQGFTDFIDNITGTMSQIGGFIGMFSLLVGGFGIANIMFVSVKERTNLIGIQKALGAKRKFILLQFLFEAVILAVFGGLIGLILVWLISKGASSMTGDFEFILSTSNMFWGMFWSTLIGLVAGIFPAWMAARLDPVEAIRTGM, from the coding sequence ATGCTTATATATCTTAGAGTACTAAAAGAGAGTTTTAATTTTGCGGTTAACGCTCTTAGAAACAATAAATTAAGAACCTTTCTTTCTTTGTTAGGAGTTACTATTGGTATATTCTCCATTATTGGGGTTCTTGCCGCTGTAGATTCTTTAGAGAAAGAAATAAAAGGAAGTATAAGCTCTTTAGATAATAGTACTATATATCTTACTAGGATTTCTTTTGGTCCTACTCAAGTTCCTGATTGGAAAAGAGAACAGTTTCCGGATGTAACTTTTGAAGAGTATCAGCATGTGAAAAGAACTATGCCTGATTTAAAAGCAGCAAGTTTTTTATTAAATGTTGGACAAGAAACTCTAAAATATAATGATAAGAGTATTAGTAATGTGGATATGGTTCCAGTTACTAATGATTATTATGATATCGAGGAGTTACAAGTGGTTAAAGGAAGATTTTATAATGAACAAGAGTCTGTGGGTGGCGCACCAGTGATTGTAATTGGTGATGAAATAGCTAATAGTCTTTTTGGATCAAGTGATCCAATTGGTAAAAAGATTCGTGTTTATGGTAGAAAATTTACGGTAATTGGTGTTTTGAAAAAAGAGGGTAGTGGCCTTTTTGGAGGTTCTAAAGATACTGCGGCCATATTACCTGTTAATATCGTTAGAAGACTTTATGGAGATAATAATAAGTTTACATTTCCAATGATTATAATCAAGCCAGAATCTGGTAGTGACGTGCCGGAGTTTGTAGCTTCTTTGACTCAAAAGGTTCGTTCTTACCGAGGTTTAAAGCCAGATGAAATAGATGATTTTTTCGTAAATCAATTACAAGGTTTTACCGATTTTATAGATAATATAACAGGGACGATGTCTCAAATAGGTGGTTTTATAGGTATGTTTTCTCTGTTAGTAGGAGGTTTTGGTATTGCTAATATTATGTTTGTTAGTGTAAAAGAACGAACTAATCTTATAGGAATTCAGAAAGCTCTGGGAGCTAAAAGAAAATTTATATTACTTCAGTTTTTATTCGAGGCAGTTATTTTGGCTGTATTTGGAGGATTAATTGGTTTGATATTAGTGTGGTTGATTTCTAAAGGTGCCTCTAGCATGACGGGTGATTTCGAATTTATACTTTCTACCTCTAATATGTTTTGGGGAATGTTTTGGTCGACTTTAATAGGTCTTGTTGCAGGTATTTTTCCTGCTTGGATGGCTGCTAGATTAGATCCAGTAGAAGCAATTAGAACTGGAATGTAG